A part of Verrucomicrobiota bacterium genomic DNA contains:
- a CDS encoding glycine zipper domain-containing protein, with product MKSLCIILVSGVLLCSGQLSYAQSSIFGQNGTGQPTNTILSLIAGAATGAAVGQAVGGEDGWWIGSLVGSAVGGAAGNAISSGQSTYYPSYKPHTSYRTRSNDCVSPRRISYATPVVIEEKIVFSQGPKTSAPYGHILAGGNIKSPWSEFTMSLGGKSPGQIVFDANTGQAFRIP from the coding sequence ATGAAATCATTATGTATTATCCTTGTAAGCGGCGTCCTGTTATGCTCTGGACAATTATCATATGCTCAATCATCAATTTTTGGCCAAAATGGCACCGGCCAACCTACCAACACCATACTTAGCCTTATCGCTGGAGCTGCCACAGGCGCTGCAGTAGGGCAGGCTGTTGGTGGAGAAGATGGTTGGTGGATAGGCTCACTGGTGGGTTCTGCAGTAGGGGGGGCTGCTGGTAACGCTATTTCTTCTGGACAATCCACTTATTATCCAAGCTATAAACCTCATACTTCCTATCGCACTCGTTCAAATGATTGTGTTTCTCCTAGACGAATAAGCTATGCAACGCCAGTTGTCATAGAAGAGAAAATAGTTTTTAGTCAAGGCCCTAAAACTTCCGCACCCTATGGCCACATATTGGCAGGAGGAAACATAAAGTCTCCTTGGTCAGAATTCACCATGAGTTTAGGCGGAAAATCACCCGGTCAAATTGTTTTTGATGCAAACACTGGGCAAGCTTTCCGAATACCCTGA
- a CDS encoding 6-carboxytetrahydropterin synthase produces the protein MKITLTREFVFDAAQALEVFPEGHKCRQLHGHTFRVQISVTGEVDPQTGLLYDHAIIAKKMKPILTLVDHRYLNEVEGLENPTLEVLVHWFWVRLEPKLPGLSEIVIYETPTAWCSYQGD, from the coding sequence GTGAAAATTACCTTAACAAGAGAATTTGTTTTTGATGCGGCTCAGGCTTTAGAAGTTTTTCCTGAGGGACATAAGTGTAGGCAACTCCATGGTCATACTTTTCGCGTACAGATATCTGTAACAGGTGAAGTTGATCCTCAAACGGGTTTGCTTTATGATCACGCCATTATTGCAAAAAAAATGAAACCCATTTTGACTTTGGTTGATCATCGCTATTTAAATGAAGTTGAGGGTCTAGAAAACCCTACATTAGAAGTTCTGGTTCATTGGTTTTGGGTGAGGTTGGAGCCAAAATTGCCAGGACTGAGTGAAATTGTCATCTATGAAACCCCTACTGCATGGTGCAGCTATCAAGGAGATTAA
- a CDS encoding protein kinase: MTKAERLQDLVPDAELGHYSILHHIAEGGMGHVFKAYEPSLNREVAIKVLRSEFSDNPRYLKFFDEEAQNIAALRHANIVPIYYIGRQGELYYFVMPFIEGSTLDDWIEEQTRMNLEQAEWVLSQAIDALDWALTHEIVHLDIKPSNFLLDSNGSILLTDFGLARSLNGIDGDAEENRECFGTPAYICPEQILNQHTDQKSDIYSLGATMYHLTTMCFLHDYDTVEQIIMAHLDAPFPYKDAEEAGLPPGWINLFDRMTQKRPEDRFQNYEELRQALIKVDRLAPVSVRFSEEPEDSKAIPVPMRSYGSPEFIHGILNQNLKSWTENQVDQGIEWKRKAVVDAITATSKPLPISESVEALKEIGTEVKEAEVDDVAKALELVPEIRDYVHGLANTSFFGKEGQVITTKKAVRTVGDKLAQGLILFGIYLRDHFPEDRTFNWFPIWQHSLATAVVSNLLIKYISREIHQEEPSKSQQIKEVTGKYLRKFFQADPAYKAFYAGLLHDFGKIILSQIAPYPYYAVLRRAGENMEPVHALESKLMELTHMEAGELWLSRYGFDATTRDAVVHHHDLSARKGPVCAAVALANIMVKRHGIGFSGSPIVDIKEPWGTAAWEELKKYSKNDLLSPGLMEAEFVPMIGQLPNFEKPVPPELSSDFAK; encoded by the coding sequence ATGACGAAGGCTGAGAGATTACAAGATTTAGTGCCAGATGCAGAATTAGGGCACTACAGCATCCTACACCATATTGCTGAGGGTGGAATGGGACATGTTTTCAAAGCCTATGAGCCAAGCTTGAATCGTGAAGTAGCCATTAAAGTTCTTCGCTCAGAGTTTTCAGATAATCCGAGATACCTAAAATTCTTTGATGAGGAGGCGCAGAATATTGCAGCACTCAGACACGCAAATATTGTTCCGATCTACTACATTGGGAGGCAAGGCGAGCTATATTACTTCGTAATGCCTTTTATTGAGGGGTCCACACTCGACGACTGGATAGAAGAACAGACGCGTATGAATTTGGAGCAGGCTGAGTGGGTTCTATCTCAAGCCATTGATGCATTAGACTGGGCATTAACTCATGAGATTGTTCATTTAGATATTAAGCCATCTAATTTCCTTCTGGATAGCAATGGCAGTATTTTATTAACTGACTTTGGTTTAGCTCGCTCATTAAATGGTATCGATGGTGATGCAGAGGAAAATAGGGAATGCTTTGGTACGCCTGCTTACATCTGTCCCGAACAAATTCTCAACCAGCACACGGATCAGAAAAGTGATATTTATTCACTAGGTGCAACTATGTACCACCTCACTACCATGTGCTTTTTGCATGATTATGACACAGTTGAGCAGATCATTATGGCACATTTAGATGCTCCCTTTCCATATAAGGATGCCGAGGAAGCCGGGCTACCTCCTGGTTGGATTAACTTATTTGACAGGATGACACAAAAACGGCCTGAAGATCGTTTTCAAAACTATGAGGAGTTAAGACAAGCACTCATTAAAGTGGATCGCCTGGCTCCTGTTAGTGTGCGGTTCTCAGAAGAACCGGAAGACAGTAAGGCAATCCCTGTGCCAATGAGGTCATATGGATCTCCTGAGTTTATTCATGGAATTCTCAATCAGAATCTTAAGTCATGGACTGAGAACCAGGTAGATCAGGGTATTGAGTGGAAACGTAAAGCGGTTGTAGATGCTATTACCGCTACTTCAAAACCCTTGCCGATTAGCGAATCTGTGGAAGCTCTCAAAGAAATAGGCACAGAGGTAAAGGAAGCTGAGGTGGACGACGTTGCTAAAGCATTAGAGCTTGTTCCAGAAATCCGTGATTATGTGCACGGTCTTGCAAATACCTCTTTTTTTGGAAAAGAAGGGCAGGTCATAACGACTAAAAAAGCTGTCCGGACTGTAGGAGATAAACTTGCTCAAGGGTTGATTCTTTTTGGCATTTATCTTAGAGACCATTTTCCTGAAGATAGGACTTTTAATTGGTTTCCAATTTGGCAGCACTCGCTGGCTACCGCTGTGGTTTCTAATCTTCTTATAAAATACATTAGTCGAGAAATTCACCAAGAAGAGCCAAGCAAAAGTCAGCAAATCAAAGAGGTTACGGGTAAGTATTTACGCAAATTTTTTCAAGCCGATCCTGCGTATAAAGCATTTTATGCAGGATTATTGCATGATTTTGGTAAGATTATCTTATCACAAATAGCTCCCTATCCCTATTATGCTGTCCTACGAAGAGCGGGAGAAAATATGGAGCCAGTCCATGCTTTAGAATCAAAGCTTATGGAATTGACTCACATGGAGGCGGGGGAGCTCTGGCTTAGCCGCTATGGTTTTGATGCAACAACTCGTGATGCAGTTGTTCATCATCATGATCTGAGCGCTAGGAAGGGCCCTGTTTGTGCTGCAGTAGCATTGGCCAATATTATGGTAAAACGACATGGGATTGGTTTTAGTGGAAGTCCAATTGTTGATATCAAGGAGCCTTGGGGCACTGCAGCGTGGGAAGAGCTGAAGAAATATTCAAAAAATGATTTACTATCTCCAGGCCTTATGGAGGCTGAATTTGTCCCTATGATCGGCCAGTTACCAAACTTTGAGAAGCCAGTCCCCCCAGAGTTATCAAGTGATTTTGCTAAGTAA